The Nitrospiraceae bacterium genome window below encodes:
- a CDS encoding thioredoxin family protein, whose translation MGVASVMLPLGSQAPAFNLPDVVSGQRYSLESFNRRSALLIMFICRHCPYVVHVEQELARLGRDYQNTALGILAISSNDPITYPEDAPSELKAMAERLGFTFPFCFDETQEVARTYQAACTPDFYLFDRQRKLVYRGQLDDSRPGSSTPVTGRDLRAAVDAVLAERSVDTHQKPSVGCSIKWKQHA comes from the coding sequence ATGGGCGTCGCATCCGTCATGCTTCCTCTGGGCTCGCAAGCCCCGGCATTCAACCTGCCGGACGTCGTCAGCGGACAACGGTACAGCCTGGAATCTTTCAACAGGCGGTCCGCGCTCCTCATCATGTTCATTTGCCGCCACTGCCCCTATGTGGTGCATGTGGAGCAGGAACTGGCCCGACTAGGGCGCGATTATCAGAATACCGCTCTCGGCATCCTCGCGATCAGCAGCAATGATCCGATCACCTACCCGGAAGACGCCCCATCGGAATTAAAGGCCATGGCGGAACGGCTCGGGTTCACATTTCCATTCTGCTTCGACGAGACTCAAGAGGTGGCACGCACGTACCAGGCCGCCTGCACACCGGACTTTTACCTGTTCGACCGGCAGCGGAAGCTGGTATACCGGGGACAGCTCGACGACTCCAGGCCAGGCAGTAGCACGCCAGTCACAGGGCGGGATCTGCGCGCCGCCGTCGACGCGGTCCTCGCCGAGCGATCAGTCGACACACACCAGAAGCCCAGCGTCGGTTGCAGCATCAAGTGGAAACAGCACGCCTAG
- the mtnA gene encoding S-methyl-5-thioribose-1-phosphate isomerase, producing the protein MVPTVEWKDGAVRLLDQSRLPGQVEFLDCRDYRAVAHAIRELKVRGAPAIGVTAAMGVALGAQTVTASDYGAFAEQVDEICDHLAAARPTAVNLFWAIARMKQKLAACKAQPVAQIKEELVRESQAILDEDIALCKAMGRHGAVLIKDGQTVLTHCNAGALATAGYGTALGVIRAAWEQGKQIRVIADETRPVLQGARLTAWELMQDKIPVTLITDNMAGSLMRQGKIHLCVVGADRIAANGDVANKIGTYSVAVLAKAHGIPFYVAAPYSTIDLATKTGADIPIEERNPLEVTSIHGSHPIAPEGVAVFNPAFDVTPADLIAGIITERGVFKPEEIAGRFRF; encoded by the coding sequence ATGGTTCCGACAGTCGAATGGAAAGATGGGGCCGTGCGGTTGCTGGACCAGAGCCGCTTACCAGGCCAGGTGGAGTTTCTCGATTGCCGGGATTACCGGGCGGTCGCTCACGCGATCCGCGAATTGAAGGTACGCGGAGCTCCTGCCATCGGCGTGACGGCGGCGATGGGGGTCGCACTCGGCGCGCAGACCGTCACAGCGTCCGACTACGGCGCTTTCGCCGAACAGGTCGACGAGATCTGCGATCACTTGGCCGCGGCCCGTCCTACGGCCGTCAATTTGTTTTGGGCGATCGCCCGGATGAAGCAGAAGCTCGCCGCCTGCAAGGCTCAGCCGGTCGCCCAGATCAAGGAGGAACTCGTCCGCGAATCGCAAGCGATCCTGGATGAAGACATCGCGCTTTGCAAAGCGATGGGCAGGCACGGAGCGGTTCTGATTAAGGACGGCCAGACGGTGCTGACTCACTGCAATGCCGGGGCGCTGGCAACCGCCGGGTACGGGACGGCCTTGGGCGTGATTCGTGCGGCCTGGGAGCAGGGGAAGCAGATCCGAGTCATTGCCGATGAGACCAGGCCTGTCCTCCAAGGGGCGAGGCTTACGGCTTGGGAACTGATGCAGGACAAGATTCCGGTGACCTTGATCACGGACAACATGGCCGGGAGTTTGATGCGGCAGGGTAAGATTCACCTCTGCGTCGTCGGGGCGGATCGTATCGCTGCAAACGGCGACGTCGCGAACAAGATCGGAACGTACTCGGTGGCCGTCTTGGCCAAGGCGCACGGAATTCCCTTTTACGTCGCCGCGCCCTACAGCACGATCGACCTGGCGACCAAGACCGGTGCCGACATCCCTATCGAAGAGCGGAACCCGCTCGAGGTCACCTCCATTCACGGAAGCCATCCCATCGCCCCCGAGGGCGTGGCGGTCTTCAATCCAGCGTTCGATGTGACGCCCGCGGACTTGATCGCCGGCATCATCACCGAACGGGGCGTCTTCAAGCCCGAGGAGATTGCCGGACGGTTCCGCTTCTAG
- the ndk gene encoding nucleoside-diphosphate kinase, whose product MSERTLAIIKPDAVKKNAIGDIVARYEQAGLKPVAMRLMHMSKSTAQGFYAVHKARPFFDSLCTFMSSGPCLVLVLQGENAIKKNRDLMGATDPAKAEAGTIRKAHGANIEFNAVHGSDAPETAKFEIGYFFAEMDLVG is encoded by the coding sequence ATGAGTGAACGTACCCTTGCCATCATCAAGCCCGACGCCGTGAAGAAGAACGCGATCGGAGACATCGTTGCCCGCTACGAACAAGCCGGCCTGAAGCCGGTCGCCATGCGGCTGATGCACATGTCCAAATCGACCGCTCAGGGCTTTTACGCCGTGCACAAGGCGCGGCCGTTCTTCGACAGCCTCTGCACGTTCATGTCGTCGGGACCTTGTCTCGTCCTGGTCCTGCAAGGGGAGAACGCCATCAAGAAGAACCGCGATCTGATGGGAGCCACCGATCCGGCCAAGGCCGAGGCAGGCACGATCCGCAAGGCCCACGGGGCCAACATTGAGTTCAACGCGGTGCACGGCTCGGATGCACCGGAGACGGCCAAGTTCGAAATCGGCTACTTCTTCGCCGAAATGGATTTGGTCGGGTGA
- a CDS encoding WbqC family protein gives MRVTIHQPQFLPWLGYLDKIDQADLFVVLDNVQFKKNEWQNRNRIRTAEGWQWLTVPVLHRFGQRLHQVEINPTSHWQSQHLRAVEMHYARAPYRDRYLPELQAIYEMTWPTLTELNLAVLRWMMDAMGITTPVRVASEFLLRDNATDRLIDICHAVGAGRYLCGPGAEGYMDKPRFLASGVLLEMQYFHHPTYGQCYDPFMPGLSALDLLLCHGPESGMILREARESGEPARQGRW, from the coding sequence ATGCGCGTGACGATTCATCAGCCGCAATTTCTGCCGTGGCTCGGATATCTGGACAAGATCGACCAAGCGGACCTCTTCGTGGTGCTGGACAATGTGCAGTTTAAGAAGAATGAGTGGCAGAACCGTAATCGGATTCGCACCGCCGAGGGGTGGCAGTGGCTGACGGTGCCGGTGCTGCATCGGTTCGGTCAGCGTCTCCACCAGGTGGAGATCAACCCGACCTCGCATTGGCAGAGCCAACATTTGCGGGCCGTCGAGATGCACTATGCGCGGGCCCCTTATCGGGATCGATACCTGCCGGAGCTGCAGGCCATCTATGAGATGACTTGGCCCACGCTGACCGAATTGAACCTGGCAGTCCTCCGCTGGATGATGGATGCGATGGGCATCACGACGCCGGTTCGGGTCGCGTCGGAGTTTCTGTTGAGGGACAATGCGACGGATCGCCTGATCGATATCTGTCATGCGGTCGGGGCGGGACGGTATCTCTGCGGCCCCGGCGCCGAAGGCTACATGGACAAACCCCGTTTTCTCGCGTCGGGTGTCCTGTTGGAAATGCAGTATTTTCACCATCCAACGTACGGGCAATGCTACGATCCATTCATGCCGGGCCTTTCGGCCTTAGACCTTTTGTTATGTCATGGACCGGAGTCCGGGATGATCCTGCGCGAGGCCCGCGAATCCGGAGAGCCGGCACGACAGGGCCGGTGGTGA
- a CDS encoding PIG-L family deacetylase yields MVARSANSMRILALGAHPDDIEAGCGGTLIKYAQNGHRIFLMIMTDGAQGASPRMRKREQAASAKLLCAEKIYWGGYPDTEVPQDREVIHKVERVVDEVKPHFIFVNYHDDTHQDHRHLAVSTITATRYTKNVLFYEGPTTQNFAPTVFVDIDTVLEEKIASIQAHASQVRKTNIEGLSIVDVIRSAAHFRGIQGRVKNAEGFIPLRLFINIDA; encoded by the coding sequence ATGGTCGCTCGTTCGGCAAACTCCATGCGGATCCTGGCTTTAGGCGCACATCCCGATGATATCGAGGCGGGCTGCGGCGGGACGCTCATCAAGTATGCCCAGAACGGCCACCGGATTTTCCTCATGATCATGACCGACGGGGCGCAGGGGGCCTCGCCAAGGATGCGCAAGCGAGAGCAGGCGGCGTCGGCGAAGCTGCTCTGTGCGGAGAAGATCTACTGGGGAGGCTATCCGGACACCGAGGTGCCCCAAGATCGCGAAGTCATCCATAAGGTGGAGCGGGTCGTCGACGAGGTTAAGCCTCATTTCATCTTCGTCAATTACCACGACGATACGCACCAGGACCATCGGCATCTAGCGGTCAGCACGATCACCGCGACGCGCTATACGAAGAACGTATTGTTTTACGAGGGGCCCACGACGCAGAACTTCGCCCCGACCGTGTTTGTCGATATCGACACGGTATTGGAGGAGAAGATCGCGTCGATCCAGGCGCATGCGTCGCAAGTGAGGAAGACGAACATCGAAGGGCTGAGCATCGTGGACGTCATCCGTTCCGCCGCGCATTTCCGGGGAATTCAGGGCCGCGTCAAGAACGCGGAGGGCTTTATTCCGCTCCGGCTCTTCATTAATATCGACGCGTGA
- a CDS encoding glycosyltransferase family 4 protein, whose protein sequence is MTTAPHRIIHVITRLDYGGSAQNTMVTALRHSKDDFAPMVIAGVPGRWDAQGGEAATEDNCLRLNRVGIAWQLLPTLVRPVRPLADLRTLWSLVRIFRREKPVLVHTHTSKAGVLGRIAAWIARVPAVVHTPHGHVFYGHFGSATTKLFLHIERWLSRFTHRMVALTEAERADHLDRAVGEAGKFAVVPSGIDLDRFRQVAVGDKAAPETFACPPDAFVVGSVGWLTGIKGHRFLIEAVAELAADHPDLHLVIVGSGDLKGALEQLATSLGLRKRVHLIGRREDVDLCLAGMDLFVLPSLNEGMGRALIEAMAAGLPAIATRVGGVPALIEDGRTGLLVPPADSHALAAAIRTLVEDPARRRAMGAAGQASVTERFSDGAMVRSLERLYRDLLTEVGAW, encoded by the coding sequence ATGACCACGGCCCCCCACCGCATCATTCACGTCATTACCAGGCTCGACTATGGGGGCTCGGCGCAAAACACCATGGTGACTGCGCTCCGCCATTCGAAGGACGACTTCGCGCCGATGGTCATCGCGGGGGTTCCCGGAAGGTGGGATGCGCAAGGCGGCGAGGCCGCGACGGAAGACAATTGCCTCCGTTTGAACCGAGTCGGTATTGCCTGGCAGCTCCTGCCGACGCTCGTGCGGCCGGTTCGTCCCCTGGCTGACCTGAGAACCCTCTGGAGTCTGGTCCGTATATTTCGGCGGGAGAAGCCCGTATTGGTTCATACGCATACCTCGAAGGCCGGCGTCCTCGGCCGCATCGCCGCATGGATCGCACGAGTTCCTGCCGTCGTGCACACCCCGCACGGACATGTGTTCTATGGGCACTTCGGTTCGGCCACGACGAAGCTCTTTCTCCATATTGAACGGTGGCTGAGTCGGTTCACGCATCGCATGGTGGCGCTCACCGAAGCTGAACGGGCCGATCATCTGGACCGTGCCGTCGGTGAGGCGGGGAAGTTCGCGGTGGTGCCGAGCGGCATCGATCTCGATCGATTCCGACAGGTGGCTGTGGGGGACAAGGCCGCACCTGAGACCTTTGCCTGCCCTCCCGATGCGTTCGTGGTGGGGTCCGTGGGCTGGCTCACGGGTATCAAGGGCCATCGCTTCCTCATCGAGGCAGTGGCGGAACTTGCGGCGGACCATCCCGACCTGCACCTGGTGATCGTCGGCAGCGGCGACTTGAAGGGAGCGCTCGAACAATTGGCCACCTCGCTCGGTCTACGCAAACGCGTGCATCTGATCGGGCGGCGGGAGGACGTGGATCTTTGCCTGGCCGGGATGGATCTGTTCGTGCTGCCCTCTCTCAACGAAGGCATGGGGCGCGCCCTGATCGAAGCGATGGCGGCCGGGTTGCCGGCGATTGCGACGAGGGTCGGCGGTGTGCCGGCCTTGATCGAGGACGGACGGACGGGGTTGTTGGTCCCTCCGGCTGACAGTCATGCGTTGGCTGCTGCAATTCGGACATTGGTCGAAGACCCAGCAAGGCGGCGGGCGATGGGAGCGGCGGGACAGGCTTCCGTCACGGAACGGTTTTCCGACGGCGCGATGGTCCGGTCCTTGGAGCGTCTGTACCGGGATCTATTGACCGAGGTCGGGGCATGGTGA
- a CDS encoding DegT/DnrJ/EryC1/StrS family aminotransferase produces the protein MSLIPHSRPLLGQDEIRAATEVLRSGQIAEGPFVDQFERGMAAYLGLQGGVAVSSGTVGLELALRVLGVGHGDNVIIPSYVCSAPWLAIQRVGAQARLVDIEPDTFNLDPHKVRKARTIRTRAVIVPHMFGLPADLTALQALGVPLIEDCAQTLGATEQGRTVGTVGILTVCSFYATKLLCTGEGGMVLSNDAVLLERLRSLREYDHAPSLNAQAYNCKMTDLQAAIGIEQLNRLGSFLERRAALAAAYHEALPSQIFTPPVVPEGRTHSYYRYVVRLPKGMQSGEDLTSLLARIEHRDVQCRKPVFRPLHRYLELSDFPASEEADRTAVSLPIHPSMSEEDVARIAHVLNEEFQ, from the coding sequence ATGAGCCTGATTCCCCACTCCCGCCCTTTGTTGGGACAAGATGAGATCCGTGCTGCCACGGAGGTGCTCCGTTCCGGCCAGATCGCCGAAGGTCCGTTTGTGGACCAATTCGAGCGGGGAATGGCCGCGTATCTGGGGTTGCAGGGCGGCGTGGCCGTCAGTAGCGGGACCGTGGGTTTGGAACTGGCGCTGCGCGTCTTGGGAGTGGGACACGGGGATAACGTCATCATTCCCAGTTACGTCTGTTCCGCTCCGTGGCTGGCGATTCAACGGGTGGGTGCCCAGGCCCGCCTCGTCGACATCGAGCCCGACACCTTCAATCTGGACCCGCACAAAGTTCGAAAGGCCCGGACAATCCGCACCCGCGCCGTCATCGTGCCGCATATGTTCGGCCTGCCAGCCGACCTCACTGCGCTCCAAGCCCTGGGTGTTCCCCTGATCGAAGATTGCGCTCAGACCCTCGGAGCGACGGAGCAGGGGAGAACGGTCGGTACGGTGGGCATCCTCACGGTCTGTTCCTTCTACGCGACCAAGCTGCTCTGCACCGGCGAAGGCGGCATGGTGCTCTCGAACGACGCGGTCTTGTTGGAACGCCTCCGCTCGCTTCGGGAGTACGACCACGCGCCTTCGCTCAATGCCCAGGCCTACAATTGCAAAATGACCGACCTGCAGGCGGCGATCGGAATCGAGCAACTGAATCGGCTCGGCTCGTTCCTGGAACGTCGCGCCGCGCTGGCAGCCGCCTATCACGAAGCCTTGCCCTCCCAAATCTTTACGCCGCCCGTTGTGCCGGAGGGACGAACCCATAGTTACTACCGGTATGTGGTGCGTCTACCGAAAGGGATGCAATCCGGGGAAGATCTCACGTCGTTGCTGGCGCGGATCGAACATCGTGACGTGCAATGCCGGAAGCCGGTCTTCAGGCCCCTCCATCGCTATTTGGAACTTTCGGACTTTCCCGCGTCGGAAGAAGCGGACCGTACGGCGGTGTCGCTGCCCATTCATCCGTCGATGTCCGAAGAAGATGTGGCCAGAATCGCCCATGTCCTGAACGAGGAATTTCAATGA
- a CDS encoding NnrS family protein yields MKPIEIRIAQPRPPAGDDEPTFPPYRGPALFSYGFRPFFLSAAMFAGLAVPIWVWLYAGSLNPGFLYAPREWHVHEMLFGFLPAVISGFLMTAVPNWTGRPPLRGVPLVAMWMLWLAGRAAMVLGAPGSFLAALLDGLYPVALALWLWRELIAGRSWGQAPVGVIISLYAGANVLFHERALPGMPTDLPERMVLGLIMLLLTVIGGRLTPNFTREFFVQHRIQPLPPPFSRFDAISLGLVVAAVLLWIAAPGLIVAGPILIAAGMSSLVRLGRWHGWLAWREPLVLVLHLGYGWLGLALVALGGSLLGVGLQPADALHMLTAGSVGTMTLGVMTRASLGHTGRPKTVGPMTIAIYSLVMLGALLRVVVPSPSAPTAATHLVLALASLGWSGAYLLFALVYGPYLCRPSLDD; encoded by the coding sequence ATGAAACCGATCGAAATCCGGATTGCGCAACCTAGGCCTCCGGCAGGTGACGACGAACCGACGTTCCCACCCTATCGTGGTCCGGCCCTGTTCTCGTATGGATTCCGCCCGTTCTTCCTCTCTGCCGCAATGTTTGCCGGACTGGCGGTGCCGATCTGGGTCTGGCTCTATGCGGGCAGCCTCAACCCTGGGTTTCTGTACGCCCCTCGTGAATGGCACGTCCATGAAATGCTGTTCGGGTTTCTTCCCGCGGTGATCTCCGGGTTTCTGATGACGGCGGTACCCAATTGGACGGGGCGGCCACCATTGCGTGGCGTGCCGCTGGTGGCGATGTGGATGCTCTGGCTGGCAGGTCGAGCGGCCATGGTTCTCGGGGCGCCGGGATCCTTTCTTGCGGCGCTGCTGGACGGGCTGTACCCGGTGGCACTGGCTCTGTGGCTCTGGCGGGAATTGATCGCCGGGCGCAGTTGGGGCCAGGCGCCGGTCGGTGTGATCATCAGTCTGTATGCCGGAGCGAATGTGCTGTTTCATGAGCGGGCGCTGCCAGGGATGCCGACGGATCTTCCCGAGCGCATGGTGCTGGGCCTCATCATGCTGCTGTTGACGGTGATCGGTGGCAGGCTGACGCCGAATTTCACCCGCGAATTCTTCGTGCAGCACCGCATCCAGCCGCTTCCGCCGCCCTTCTCCCGCTTCGATGCGATTTCGTTGGGTTTGGTGGTGGCGGCGGTCCTGCTGTGGATTGCGGCGCCGGGACTGATCGTCGCCGGGCCGATCTTGATTGCGGCCGGCATGTCGTCGCTCGTGCGTTTGGGACGATGGCACGGGTGGCTCGCCTGGCGAGAACCCCTCGTGCTGGTCCTGCACCTGGGCTATGGCTGGCTGGGGTTGGCGCTCGTGGCGCTGGGCGGCTCATTGCTGGGTGTCGGGCTTCAACCGGCCGATGCGTTGCATATGCTCACGGCCGGGTCGGTCGGGACAATGACGTTGGGCGTGATGACGCGCGCGAGTCTGGGGCACACGGGGCGGCCGAAAACGGTCGGGCCGATGACGATCGCGATCTATTCGTTGGTGATGCTGGGTGCGCTGTTGCGGGTAGTCGTGCCGAGCCCTTCTGCTCCCACAGCCGCCACACACCTCGTGTTGGCGTTGGCGTCTCTTGGCTGGAGCGGGGCCTATCTCCTCTTCGCGCTGGTCTATGGACCCTATCTCTGTCGTCCCAGCCTGGATGACTGA
- a CDS encoding class I SAM-dependent methyltransferase, translating into MPRWKLPRHDYWSTPFAEVLLKHLDLRPGLSVLDVASGHGIPAFHLAEQVGPTGQVLGVDLSAGQVARARAILGRDMPWLQFECADLRMLPPEWPQFDRITGNLSVMFFRPDRFAALRNLLTRLKPGGQVVLTFPSQGTFESLWNRIDRELVERGHRQEREQFHVYLAERPSAADAQRWLERLGCERILVEEWPLEVTSGPGPALLQHPLLRGGFLDDVYECFGDQVAAEAMMTAVADDPASYEPLVAQRCVMAGWKP; encoded by the coding sequence ATGCCTCGCTGGAAACTTCCTCGCCACGATTACTGGTCGACTCCCTTTGCCGAGGTGTTGCTCAAGCATCTCGATCTTCGACCTGGGTTATCCGTTCTTGATGTGGCGTCGGGCCATGGTATCCCGGCATTTCATCTTGCGGAGCAGGTGGGACCGACGGGCCAAGTCCTTGGCGTCGATCTCAGCGCAGGTCAGGTCGCTCGCGCACGGGCGATTCTGGGGCGCGACATGCCTTGGCTGCAGTTCGAATGTGCCGACCTTCGCATGCTGCCGCCGGAATGGCCGCAGTTCGATCGTATCACCGGCAACCTATCCGTGATGTTTTTTCGGCCTGATCGTTTCGCCGCACTGCGGAATCTGCTGACCCGTCTCAAGCCGGGCGGGCAGGTGGTCCTCACCTTTCCTTCCCAGGGCACGTTCGAGTCGCTCTGGAACCGAATCGATCGAGAGCTGGTCGAGCGCGGACATCGGCAGGAGCGGGAGCAATTCCACGTCTATCTGGCCGAACGGCCTTCAGCCGCGGACGCACAGAGGTGGTTGGAGAGACTCGGATGCGAGCGCATCCTCGTCGAGGAATGGCCGCTCGAGGTGACAAGCGGACCAGGACCGGCCCTGTTGCAGCATCCGCTGTTGCGCGGTGGCTTTCTCGATGACGTGTACGAGTGTTTCGGCGATCAGGTCGCAGCGGAAGCGATGATGACGGCGGTGGCGGATGATCCGGCGTCCTATGAGCCCCTTGTTGCGCAGCGTTGTGTGATGGCAGGCTGGAAGCCCTAA
- a CDS encoding glycosyltransferase family 4 protein yields MNVAMFAEVSAERVIGGAERVLQNQAMGLQARGHEVTIVTRARHEQDADVCAVGRAREFRYQVNRQHELSFVASTVRRSVGAFDRATEGKRVDIGLIHQSLAGLGVLLQRPQRAAQWVYMCLSLAHEEFETRVAAGSSLDRQLRWAINARARRWIEGVVMRRCHRVVVLSEFMRRRVMDVHGIAAHRIDLIPGAVDLHRFAPPDSREAVRAELAWPADRQVLFTVRNLVPRMGLENLLDAVYRLKADHPRLLVLIGGEGPLREKLEELIQNYHLDQHVRLLGFVPEGLLQQYYQAADLVVMPTLQLEGFGLVTVEAMACGTPVLSTPVAALPEVVGRIDPALVAEGREGAALAQALDRMLRRFRQDPNERARLSAKGRRLVEQIYNWERHCEELERVLGGSPRALSLEAA; encoded by the coding sequence ATGAATGTAGCCATGTTCGCAGAGGTGTCGGCGGAACGGGTGATCGGCGGGGCCGAGCGGGTGTTGCAGAACCAAGCCATGGGGCTGCAGGCGCGCGGGCACGAGGTGACCATCGTCACCCGCGCCAGGCATGAACAGGACGCGGATGTCTGCGCCGTCGGCCGAGCGCGGGAGTTTCGCTATCAGGTCAATCGGCAGCATGAACTGTCGTTTGTCGCCTCCACGGTCCGCCGATCCGTCGGAGCTTTCGATCGGGCGACGGAGGGGAAGCGCGTCGACATCGGACTCATCCATCAGTCGTTGGCCGGCCTCGGGGTGTTGCTGCAGCGGCCGCAGCGGGCCGCCCAATGGGTGTATATGTGCCTGTCGCTGGCGCATGAAGAATTTGAAACGCGAGTGGCAGCCGGCTCGTCGCTGGATCGGCAACTCCGTTGGGCGATCAATGCTCGTGCGCGACGTTGGATCGAAGGAGTCGTGATGCGGCGATGCCATCGCGTGGTGGTCTTGAGCGAGTTCATGCGCCGCCGCGTGATGGATGTCCATGGCATCGCCGCGCACCGCATCGACCTCATCCCCGGCGCCGTGGATCTGCATCGTTTCGCGCCGCCCGATTCGCGTGAGGCTGTGCGTGCCGAGTTGGCGTGGCCTGCCGATCGCCAGGTGCTCTTCACCGTGAGGAATTTGGTGCCGCGCATGGGATTGGAAAACCTGTTGGACGCCGTCTACCGCCTCAAGGCCGACCATCCCAGGCTGCTCGTGTTGATCGGCGGGGAGGGGCCTCTGCGGGAAAAACTGGAGGAGCTGATCCAGAACTATCACTTGGATCAGCACGTGCGTTTGCTCGGGTTCGTGCCGGAGGGGTTGCTGCAGCAGTACTACCAGGCGGCGGACCTTGTGGTGATGCCGACGTTGCAGTTGGAAGGTTTTGGTCTGGTGACCGTCGAGGCGATGGCCTGCGGCACACCGGTTCTGTCCACGCCCGTGGCAGCGCTGCCCGAAGTCGTCGGACGGATCGATCCGGCCTTGGTCGCGGAGGGCCGAGAGGGCGCCGCCCTTGCGCAGGCGCTTGATCGGATGCTGCGGCGCTTCAGGCAGGATCCGAACGAACGGGCGAGACTCTCCGCCAAAGGGCGGCGGTTGGTGGAACAGATCTACAACTGGGAGCGGCATTGCGAAGAACTCGAACGGGTGCTTGGCGGAAGCCCGCGTGCGTTGTCCCTCGAGGCTGCCTGA
- a CDS encoding undecaprenyl/decaprenyl-phosphate alpha-N-acetylglucosaminyl 1-phosphate transferase → MKPMETNLQAPLFTGQWRRLTPAAIGAFLGALALTLPWVRNLFVTEGFRWLYVLLFAFLGAGALTPMLIHAAHQWGLMDVPSERRVHREPTPRLGGIAVYFGFVGSVLLNSIVPEGMVGILIASTLMLVVGVLDDVRDLSAGTKLLVQFGAAGIVIATGKVLTLFPAGPVGDAANVALTLFWIIGITNAFNFFDGMDGLAAGLAVLMAGFMSMVAFETNQPSLGWLSIAIIGACLGFLPYNFRGKQSALIFLGDGGSTFLGFTLACLAVKGNWADNNPIVSFSNPLLIFGVLIYDMVHITVERIVTGKVNNIHDWLAYVGKDHLHHRLERALGSRQASIAMIFTLTICLGLAALALRHAGTSEAILLLTQACLIVIMVTILELSTRRR, encoded by the coding sequence ATGAAGCCGATGGAGACCAATCTTCAGGCGCCCCTGTTCACGGGACAGTGGCGACGGCTCACGCCGGCCGCCATCGGGGCCTTTCTCGGCGCGTTGGCGCTGACCCTGCCGTGGGTCAGAAACCTGTTTGTCACCGAAGGCTTTCGCTGGCTCTATGTCCTGCTCTTTGCGTTTCTCGGAGCCGGGGCGCTGACGCCGATGTTGATCCATGCCGCGCATCAATGGGGACTGATGGATGTGCCCTCGGAGCGGCGCGTGCATCGGGAACCGACCCCTCGCCTCGGCGGCATCGCCGTGTATTTTGGGTTTGTCGGGTCCGTCCTGCTCAACTCCATCGTGCCGGAGGGGATGGTGGGGATCCTGATCGCCTCCACGTTGATGTTGGTGGTCGGTGTCCTCGACGATGTGCGGGATCTCTCCGCGGGGACCAAACTACTGGTGCAATTCGGAGCGGCAGGAATCGTGATCGCGACCGGAAAGGTGCTCACGCTGTTTCCTGCCGGTCCGGTCGGGGACGCCGCCAATGTCGCGCTGACGCTCTTCTGGATTATCGGGATTACGAATGCCTTCAATTTCTTCGACGGCATGGATGGGTTGGCGGCAGGACTGGCTGTCTTGATGGCGGGTTTCATGAGCATGGTTGCGTTCGAGACGAACCAACCCAGTCTCGGATGGCTGTCGATCGCCATCATCGGGGCTTGTCTGGGATTCTTGCCCTACAACTTCCGCGGCAAGCAGTCTGCGCTGATTTTTCTGGGAGACGGCGGCTCGACCTTTCTGGGATTCACGCTGGCTTGCTTGGCCGTGAAGGGCAATTGGGCGGATAACAACCCGATCGTTTCCTTCAGCAATCCATTGCTCATCTTCGGCGTGCTCATTTACGACATGGTGCACATTACCGTGGAGCGGATTGTCACCGGCAAGGTCAACAACATTCACGACTGGCTGGCGTATGTCGGCAAAGACCATCTTCACCATCGTCTCGAGCGGGCGCTGGGCAGTCGCCAAGCCAGCATCGCGATGATCTTCACCCTCACCATCTGCCTCGGTCTCGCCGCGTTGGCGTTACGCCACGCCGGCACCAGCGAAGCCATCCTCCTCTTGACCCAAGCTTGCCTGATCGTCATCATGGTCACGATTCTCGAATTGTCGACCAGACGGCGATAA